A stretch of the Limnothrix sp. FACHB-406 genome encodes the following:
- a CDS encoding carotenoid oxygenase family protein, producing MVLATEQAQTSRDPQWLPAVQRPAIEFPLTPLTVTAGAIPENLQGTLYRNGPGRIVRSGQPTGHWFDGDGAVLAVHFGRSPDQPQGPPQARATYRMVQTAAYEQEEAADRWLFANYGQLAPKPWWQRVGRDLKNAANTSVLPLGDRLLALWEGGWPHALDLDNLTTIGPDSLDGVLKPGQAFSAHPKVDPATGEIYNFGVLPGPRPKLNLLRFDRAGRLLAQRQLPLRSLPLIHDCVLAGPYLVFCIPPLSLELLPALLNFKCFSDAMKWQGNRPTQVWFVDRETLTLAATIEAEPWFQWHFGNGWQNPDRSVSLTMARYPNFATNQHLKEAASGKINTLATSQYVELRFDLQRRQLLDQRILFDRHSDFPTVAPSEVGSPNRYSYFSAHRPDLDRPAAFKQEQFGTIARHDAQTDRITYASLEPGCYPSEPLFVADPAGDGRSGWILSVVYDGNRDCSDLRIWQNDRLDDVPIARLAFPHPINLGFHGVWHPKSTS from the coding sequence ATGGTTTTAGCAACAGAGCAAGCTCAGACGAGTCGCGATCCTCAGTGGTTGCCGGCCGTGCAGCGACCGGCGATCGAATTTCCGCTCACTCCCTTGACGGTGACCGCTGGGGCAATTCCCGAAAATTTGCAAGGCACGCTTTACCGCAACGGGCCGGGCCGGATAGTGCGATCGGGACAGCCCACGGGCCATTGGTTTGATGGAGATGGGGCGGTGTTGGCGGTGCATTTTGGCCGATCGCCCGATCAACCCCAAGGCCCACCCCAGGCCCGAGCCACCTATCGGATGGTGCAAACGGCCGCCTACGAACAGGAAGAAGCGGCCGATCGATGGTTGTTTGCCAATTACGGGCAACTGGCTCCAAAACCTTGGTGGCAACGGGTGGGGCGCGATCTCAAAAATGCGGCCAATACTTCCGTTTTGCCCTTGGGCGATCGGCTCCTGGCCCTGTGGGAAGGGGGTTGGCCCCATGCGCTGGATTTAGACAACTTGACCACGATCGGCCCCGATTCCTTGGATGGGGTGCTGAAGCCGGGTCAGGCCTTCTCTGCTCACCCCAAGGTGGATCCAGCCACGGGCGAAATCTATAACTTTGGAGTGTTGCCGGGCCCCCGTCCCAAGCTGAACTTGCTGCGGTTCGATCGCGCCGGTCGCCTCCTGGCCCAACGCCAACTGCCCCTGCGATCCCTGCCCTTAATCCATGATTGTGTGTTGGCGGGGCCCTATCTGGTCTTTTGCATTCCGCCCTTGAGTTTGGAACTGTTGCCAGCGCTGTTGAACTTCAAGTGTTTCAGTGACGCGATGAAGTGGCAGGGCAATCGGCCCACGCAAGTTTGGTTTGTCGATCGTGAAACCCTGACCCTCGCCGCCACCATTGAAGCGGAACCTTGGTTTCAGTGGCACTTTGGCAACGGTTGGCAGAATCCCGATCGCTCCGTCAGCCTGACCATGGCGCGTTACCCAAACTTTGCCACCAATCAACACCTGAAGGAAGCGGCCAGCGGCAAAATCAACACCCTTGCAACATCCCAATACGTGGAATTGCGGTTCGATCTCCAGCGGCGGCAATTGCTGGATCAACGGATCCTGTTCGATCGCCATTCGGACTTTCCGACCGTGGCCCCCAGCGAAGTTGGCTCCCCCAACCGCTACAGCTACTTTTCGGCCCATCGACCCGACCTCGATCGCCCCGCCGCTTTCAAACAGGAACAATTCGGCACGATCGCCCGCCACGATGCCCAAACCGATCGCATCACCTATGCCAGCCTAGAACCGGGGTGCTATCCTTCGGAGCCATTGTTTGTGGCCGACCCGGCCGGCGACGGGCGATCGGGTTGGATCCTGAGCGTGGTCTATGATGGCAACCGGGATTGCAGCGACCTGCGCATCTGGCAGAACGATCGGCTAGATGATGTCCCGATCGCCCGCTTAGCCTTCCCCCACCCGATTAACCTCGGATTCCATGGAGTTTGGCATCCCAAATCCACTTCCTAA
- a CDS encoding chemotaxis response regulator CheY, with protein sequence MKVLVVDDYATMRRIIRNLLRQIGYDDIEEAGDGVSALQKLRESKFGLIIADWNMEPMTGLQLLKEVRANSKLSTTPFIMVTAESKTENVIAAKEAGVNNYIVKPFNAETLKQKIQAVLGY encoded by the coding sequence ATGAAAGTTCTAGTCGTTGATGACTACGCCACCATGCGTCGAATCATCAGGAATTTGCTGAGGCAGATTGGTTATGACGATATTGAAGAAGCGGGTGATGGTGTTAGCGCCCTTCAGAAGCTGCGAGAGAGCAAGTTTGGGCTGATTATTGCAGATTGGAACATGGAGCCAATGACAGGGCTGCAACTGTTGAAAGAAGTGCGAGCTAACAGCAAGCTAAGCACCACACCTTTCATTATGGTGACAGCAGAATCCAAAACGGAGAATGTGATCGCTGCCAAGGAAGCCGGTGTTAACAACTACATTGTTAAGCCCTTCAATGCCGAGACGCTGAAGCAAAAAATTCAGGCTGTTTTGGGATACTAG
- a CDS encoding type I restriction endonuclease: MPIAVTDAITSLAVAEQTLALARWEEGGDFFTEWRDRLPPLSESDRAALAQLRRRYLYQRSAGQLLEGTVNLLLTSPLLAIAGFYDPPFQICAEPSVELAIGDGDEILQGRLDVLVLRDRLWIVVIESKKTALSVWTALPQSLAYLAANPDPDRPSFGFVTNGDEMFFVKLQQQPRRCYDLSRLFSPLTSLEELAIATQILRNLGNQ, encoded by the coding sequence ATGCCGATCGCGGTTACTGATGCCATCACAAGTCTGGCGGTTGCAGAACAAACCCTGGCGTTGGCGCGTTGGGAAGAGGGCGGCGACTTCTTCACGGAATGGCGCGATCGTTTACCGCCGCTGTCGGAGAGCGATCGCGCGGCCTTGGCGCAATTGCGACGACGATATCTCTATCAGCGATCGGCCGGGCAACTTTTGGAAGGAACGGTGAATTTGTTGCTCACTTCGCCCCTGTTGGCGATCGCGGGTTTTTACGATCCACCGTTTCAAATTTGTGCGGAACCCTCGGTGGAATTGGCGATCGGGGATGGGGATGAAATCCTGCAAGGTCGTTTGGATGTGTTGGTCTTGCGCGATCGCCTTTGGATTGTGGTGATTGAGTCCAAAAAAACGGCTCTTTCGGTGTGGACAGCTTTGCCCCAATCATTGGCTTATTTGGCAGCGAATCCTGATCCCGATCGCCCCAGCTTTGGCTTTGTCACTAATGGGGATGAAATGTTTTTCGTGAAATTGCAACAGCAACCGCGTCGTTGTTACGATCTTTCGCGACTTTTTTCGCCCCTAACTTCCCTGGAGGAATTGGCGATCGCAACTCAAATTCTGCGCAATCTCGGCAATCAATAA
- a CDS encoding Uma2 family endonuclease, whose amino-acid sequence MVASTPSAPSVPPSQGDRLSLADYWQQEAIADQRHEYHDGIRVEMAGGSEAHSKIAVNLVAFLHFALRDTDWQVYNSDLRVWIPDYRCCTYTDGMVVRGEPEFHGDRNDEILNPSLIVEVLSPAMEWGDRGEKFRKYRSLPSFQDYLLISAEEPYIEHYCKTDAVAWTFTSYGEINAALWLSNLQLSIPLAEIYRRVNFPIV is encoded by the coding sequence ATGGTTGCGTCAACCCCATCCGCTCCGAGCGTGCCGCCATCGCAGGGCGATCGCCTGTCGTTGGCTGATTATTGGCAGCAGGAAGCGATCGCCGATCAGCGGCATGAATATCACGATGGAATTCGAGTGGAAATGGCTGGCGGATCAGAGGCCCATAGCAAAATCGCGGTGAACCTGGTGGCGTTTCTGCATTTTGCGCTGCGGGATACGGATTGGCAGGTATATAACAGCGATTTGCGGGTTTGGATTCCTGACTATCGCTGCTGCACTTATACGGATGGGATGGTGGTGCGGGGGGAGCCAGAATTTCACGGCGATCGCAATGATGAAATCCTGAATCCTAGTTTGATTGTGGAGGTGTTGTCGCCTGCAATGGAATGGGGCGATCGGGGCGAAAAGTTCCGCAAATATCGATCGCTCCCCAGCTTTCAAGATTATTTGTTGATTAGTGCTGAGGAACCCTACATCGAGCACTATTGCAAAACTGATGCGGTGGCTTGGACGTTTACCAGCTACGGGGAAATCAATGCGGCTCTCTGGTTAAGCAATCTGCAACTCTCGATTCCCCTAGCCGAAATCTACCGACGGGTCAACTTCCCGATCGTGTGA
- a CDS encoding protein kinase — MKVKRDISRGGFGRVEEVILADGSSVARKTFDPLPSVKSGTDINKLRKRFKKEVLYQKSLSSSSQFFLPVLESNLECDKPWFTMPMAETTLEKFIKKNKENPEELKSALFDILNCLEELHSQDLVHRDLKPQNVLLHQENWKLCDFGLILAHGEDFTDLTSTDSAKWGSKFYCAPEQMENFKHVKPQADIYSFGCILHDIFDGSTRIPFAEHRAEGNIGFIIEKCTKKDWKRRYKNISALRNALSSCLTTSRLTLVPGDEEWINYLKDISIQENSKVDIEKLGLFVRFLNRSEVLNLDNIFRIVDEGILEKIHTSDEDCWEELASAYCEWTHQKFVFEYCDVIVKRLEKIFDLGKPSLKAEAAVAMARLGATHNRWFVMKRCLLKCSPALTESVANRIKMEILSNDESQGHFRVCASAFKGESIHSFHPLIANILLKHTNT, encoded by the coding sequence ATGAAGGTTAAGCGAGATATCAGTCGAGGAGGCTTTGGAAGAGTGGAAGAAGTCATTCTTGCAGATGGTAGCTCTGTCGCAAGAAAAACATTTGATCCACTACCTAGTGTCAAGTCAGGAACTGACATCAACAAGCTTAGGAAAAGATTTAAAAAGGAAGTGTTGTACCAGAAAAGCTTATCCAGTTCCAGTCAATTTTTTCTACCTGTTTTAGAATCCAACTTGGAGTGTGACAAGCCTTGGTTTACAATGCCCATGGCAGAAACTACATTAGAAAAGTTTATTAAAAAGAATAAGGAAAATCCCGAGGAGCTAAAATCAGCACTATTTGATATTCTCAATTGCCTAGAAGAACTACATTCCCAGGATCTTGTCCATAGAGACTTAAAACCTCAGAATGTACTATTGCATCAAGAAAATTGGAAATTATGTGATTTTGGATTAATCTTAGCTCATGGTGAAGACTTCACAGATCTGACATCTACAGATTCAGCAAAATGGGGATCAAAATTTTATTGTGCTCCAGAGCAAATGGAAAATTTCAAGCATGTAAAGCCACAAGCAGATATTTATTCATTTGGATGTATCTTACATGATATTTTTGACGGGTCTACAAGAATACCATTTGCTGAACATCGAGCCGAAGGGAACATTGGCTTCATTATCGAAAAGTGTACCAAGAAAGACTGGAAAAGAAGATATAAAAACATTTCGGCATTAAGAAATGCACTTTCATCATGCTTGACAACTTCTCGATTAACTCTAGTACCAGGAGATGAGGAGTGGATAAACTATCTAAAAGATATCAGCATCCAGGAAAATTCAAAAGTTGACATTGAAAAACTAGGATTGTTTGTCAGATTTTTAAACAGATCCGAAGTCCTGAACCTAGATAATATTTTTAGAATAGTGGATGAAGGAATTCTTGAGAAAATACACACAAGCGATGAAGATTGCTGGGAAGAACTGGCTAGTGCTTATTGTGAGTGGACACATCAGAAGTTTGTTTTTGAATACTGCGACGTTATCGTTAAGCGTCTGGAGAAAATTTTTGACTTAGGAAAGCCATCACTCAAAGCAGAAGCAGCAGTAGCAATGGCTCGGCTTGGTGCAACTCATAATCGTTGGTTTGTTATGAAGAGATGCCTCCTTAAATGCTCTCCTGCACTGACAGAATCAGTAGCAAACAGAATTAAAATGGAAATTCTGTCAAACGATGAGTCTCAGGGACATTTTCGGGTATGTGCATCTGCATTTAAGGGTGAGAGTATTCATTCTTTTCATCCACTTATTGCAAACATTTTGTTGAAGCATACCAATACTTGA
- a CDS encoding tyrosine-type recombinase/integrase yields MDAFSENAHRLYWAIAWYTGERPTAILRLPQASVYGSGGQPLRAIVFSGRSRKCGRTREVPIARKLHPYLLAYRPDPGLLMFPSRRSPDREIHRRTMDAAFRRALIRAKLTGLGLSLYSARRGFCSGLAAKGVGLATIQTLTGHQSLSVLSRYIETDPMDERSIAAINLL; encoded by the coding sequence TTGGATGCATTTTCTGAAAATGCACATCGACTTTATTGGGCGATCGCTTGGTATACAGGCGAGCGACCCACGGCAATCTTGCGGTTGCCCCAAGCCAGCGTTTATGGCAGTGGTGGCCAGCCGCTGAGGGCGATCGTCTTCAGCGGGCGATCGCGCAAATGCGGCCGCACCCGAGAGGTGCCGATCGCGCGGAAGTTACACCCGTATTTGCTGGCTTACCGGCCAGACCCAGGGCTGCTCATGTTCCCATCGCGCCGATCGCCCGATCGAGAAATTCACCGTCGCACCATGGATGCAGCATTCAGGCGAGCGCTGATCCGAGCTAAGTTAACCGGCTTGGGCCTATCGCTCTATTCCGCCCGCCGAGGATTTTGCTCTGGATTGGCCGCAAAAGGTGTAGGGCTGGCCACCATCCAGACGTTAACCGGCCATCAGTCTCTATCGGTGCTGTCCAGATACATAGAGACAGACCCCATGGATGAGCGGTCGATCGCGGCGATCAATTTGCTCTAA
- a CDS encoding YciI family protein, whose product MAKYILFGSYCEDALEKRTPYRQAHLDGLAKQKAEGILITLGPTKDNSKVFGIYEADSEEIVRQLIEADPYWENGIWTEYEIKEWIQAF is encoded by the coding sequence ATGGCTAAATACATTTTGTTTGGCAGCTACTGTGAAGATGCCCTCGAAAAACGCACCCCCTATCGACAGGCGCACCTAGACGGCTTAGCTAAACAAAAAGCAGAAGGCATTTTGATCACCCTAGGCCCCACCAAAGACAACAGCAAAGTATTTGGCATCTATGAAGCAGACAGCGAAGAAATCGTTCGTCAGCTCATTGAAGCCGATCCCTATTGGGAAAATGGTATTTGGACAGAATACGAAATCAAAGAATGGATTCAAGCCTTCTAA